The window ATCGCCTCCAGCGCCGCGCCGAGGCCCGGCCCGTCGTCCGGCCGCTCCGCCCCCACACCGTCGTCGGGCTCACCCTCATCAGGCTCGACCTGATGACGGTCACCGGCGTCGGGCTGGGCGTGACTCGGCGTGCCTGCCGCGGACGGCGGCTCAGCAGCGGGGGGCGCGTCCACCGGCGTGGCAGGGGTCTCGTCGGCCACACCCGGGAAGGGCGTCTCCTCGCGACCCGGGGAGGGCGTCTCCTCGCGGGGCTGCGGCGGGACCACCAGGGAGCCCGGAAGGGTCATCCAGGCGGGCAGCGCCGCGTCGGAGGGCGCGCGGGGCGGGGGCGGGACGTCGTCGGGACGGTCAGTCATCAGTGGTCTTCTCCGCGCTCTCCTCGTAGTCGTCGCCCACCGCGACGTCCCCGTCGTCGCTCCCCGTCCAGGTGACGTACAGGTCGCCCAGGGGTTCGACCTGCTCGAACGTGACCGCCGACTCCCGGAAGAGCTCCAGGGCGGCCAGGAACCGGGCGATGACCTCGAAGGTGCCCTCGCAGTCGGCCACCAGGGCCCGGAAGGTGGCCCTGCGCATGCGCCGCAAGCGCTGGACAAGGATAGCGGCTTGCTCGCGGACGCTGGCCAGCGGTTGGTAGATGTGGCCGACGCTGACCGTGGGCGGCGCCTTGGGGGTGAAGGCGCGGGCGGCGATCCGCGCGAGCTGCTCCGGCCCGATGCCGAGGATCAGCTCGGGCAGCAGGTCGGCGAACTGCGGCTCCATCGGCACGGCGCGCGGGAAGCGCAGCGCCTCGTCGGCCATCCGGCCCGCGAAGACCTTCGCGACCTCCTTGTACGCCTTGTACTGCAACAGCCGGGCGAACAGCAGGTCACGGGCTTCGAGCAGGGCGAGGTCCTCCTCGTCCTCGACCTCGCCGGACGGCAGCAGCCGGGCCGCCTTGAGGTCCAGCAACGTGGCCGCGACCAGCAGGAAGTGGCTGGTCTGGTCGAGGTCCCACTCGGGCCCGCGCGAGCGGATGTAGGAGATGAACTCGTCGGTGACCTTCGACAGGGACACCTCGGTGATGTCCAGCTTGTGCTTGGCAATCAGCCCCAGGAGCAGGTCGAACGGGCCCTCGAAGACGTCGAGGTGGACTTGGAAACCCGTGGTCTGCTGCTGTGCCTCCGCCGTCACCTGGCCATTGTGGCAGGCGCGGGCCAGCGGGAGAGCACTTCGCGCGCCAGCTCGCGGTAGGCGTTGGCGCCGAGCGAGGACGGGTCGAACGTCGTGATCGGCTCACCGGCCACCGTGGCGTCGGGGAAGCGGACCGTGCGGTTGATCACAGTGTGGAAGACCTTGTCGCCGAACGCCTCGACGACGCGGGCCAGCACCTCGCGGCCGTGCAGGGTGCGCGCGTCGTACATGGTGGCGAGCAGGCCCTCGATCTCGAGCTGGTCGTTGAGCCGCTCCTGCACCTTGGAGATGGTGTCCATGAGCAGGGCGACGCCGCGCAGCGCGAAGAACTCGCACTCCAGCGGCACCATCACGCCGTGGGCGCAGGTGAGGGCGTTGATCGTGAGCAGGCCGAGGGACGGCTGGCAGTCGATGAGGCAGACGTCGTAGTGCGGCAGCAGCGGCTTGAGCACGCGGCCGAGCACCTGCTCGCGGGCCACCTCGGTGACGAGCTGCACCTCGGCGGCGGACAGGTCGATGTTGCTGGGCAGCAGGTCGAGGCCCTCGACACCGGTCTCCAGCAGCACGTCCTCGGCGGTGACGCCCCGGTCCATCAGCAGGTTGTAGACCGTGAGGTCGAGCTGCAGCGGGTTGATGCCGAGGCCCACGGACAGCGCGCCCTGCGGGTCGAAGTCGACGAGCAGCACCTTCAGGCCGCACTCGACGAGGGCGGCGCCGAGGTTGATGGTGGTGGTGGTCTTGCCCACCCCGCCCTTCTGGTTGACCATCGCGACCACCCGCGCCGGCCCGTGCTCCCGAGGGGGCACCGGGTCGGGGAACACCGGGCGGGGGCGCCGGGTGGGCCCCAGATTCACGCCGGTGGAGGGCGCGTCGGTCTTGGTGTCACCCCAGGGGTTGTCGGGGGTCCCCGGGGTCGAACCGTTGGTCGTCACAGTCACCAGCTCGAACCTCCCTGACGATCCCGAACCGGACCGTCCGGACGGACACTATGGCGTCACCACTTAACGCGGCAAGGCGGCACGCCGGGGGCGCCGCACGTCGCAAACGACTATAGATCACTGACGGGCGCGGGGATGCGCGGCGGCGTACACCTCGCGGAGCCTGTCGACCGTCACCAGGGTGTAGACCTGGGTCGTCGTCACCGAGGCGTGGCCGAGCAACTCCTGGACCACCCTGACGTCGGCGCCTCCGTCGAGGAGGTGGGTCGCGAAGGAATGGCGGAGAACGTGCGGGGATATCCCGTCGAGTCCGGCTCGTTCGGCGGCGGCCTGGAGCACCTCCCAGGCGCCCTGCCGCGTCAGCCGGCCGCCCCGCGCGTTCAGGAACACCGCCGGCGTGCCGCGGCCGTGGGCCAGCAGGCCGGGCCTGGCCCTGACCAGGTAGGCGTCGAGCGCGGCGCGGGCGTAGCGGCCGAGCGGCACGACGCGGGTCCGCCCGCCCTTGCCGCGCAGGCGCACCTGGTCGTCCTCCAGGTCGTCCACGGCCAAGCCGACGGCCTCGGAGATGCGGGCGCCGGTGCCGTACAGGACCTCCAGCAGCGCGCGGTTGCGCAGGGTCAGCGGGGCGCCCTCGGGACCGGAGGCGGCGATGAGCCGTTCGACCTCGTCGACGGCGATCGCCTTGGGCAGCCTGCGGAGCTGGCGCGGCGGCCGCACCTCGTGGGCGGGGTCGTGGGCGGTGACGCCCTCGCGCAGCGCGAAGCGGTGCAGCCCGCGCACGGCCGAGACCGCCCGCGCGGCCGAGCTGGCCACGAGGGCGGGGTGCTCGCCGTCGCCCTCGCGCAGCGCCGCCAGGAAGTCGCGCACGTCGGCCTCGCCCACCTCGCCCAGCGTGGCGCGGCCACGCGAGCGCAGGTGGTCGAGGTAGCGGCGCAGGTCACGACGGTAGGAGGCCAGCGTGTTGGCGGCCAGCCCCCGCTCCACCGCCAGATGGGCGAGGTAGCTGGACAGCACCGGCTCCACGAGTGGGTCCTTCCGTCACGCCTCTGGGGCGTCGGCGGGGCGCAGCGTGGCGTAGCCCTCGGCCGAGGCCGCGTACGCGGCGAGGATACCGGCCACGGCCGGGGAATTGTGGATCATTCCCGCGAGGGCCCGTCGCACGGCGTCGGCCAGCGGCACCCATTCGACCGGCATGCCGATCTCCTCGTGCCGGTGGACGAAGTCGCGCTCGGCCTCGGGGATCGGCTCCAGGTCGCGGGCGAGGAAGACGCGGATCCGCTCGTTCGTCATGCCGGGCGAGGTGATCAGGTCGATGAGCGTGTGCCAGGTGGCGGCGCGGTGACCCGCCTCCTCGGCGAGCTCCCGCGCCGCACCCTCGACCAGCGACTCCCCCTCCACGTCACGCAGGCCGGCGGGCAGTTCCCACAGCAGCCGGCGGGCAGGGTGACGGTACTGGCGGATCAGCAGGACGCGGTCGCGGTCGTCGAGCGCGACCACCGCGACCGATCCCGGGTGGACGGCGTAGTCGCGGTCGGCCACCTCGTCGCCGGGCATCCGCACGGTGTCGGTGACCACCTCGATCACGTGGCCCTTGAACCGCTGCTGCGACGCGACGACCTCCCACGACTCGGGGACGTCCTCGATCCTCACTTGGCCGCCTTGGCGACGGCGGACTGCTGGGCCGCGGTGGACTGCTTGGCGACGGCGGACTGCTTGGCGGCCACCCGGCCGTCGGCGTAGGCGAGGGCCGCGCCGACGAGGCCCCTGAACATCGGGTTGGCGCGGGTCGGCCGCGACCGGAACTCGGGGTGGGCCTGCGTGCCGATGAAGAACGGGTGCACGTCGGCGGGCAGCTCGGTGTACTCGACCAGGCGGCCGTCGGGCGACAGCCCGGAGAAGACGAGGCCGACCTTCTCCAGCCGCTCGCGGTAGGCGTTGTTGACCTCGTAGCGGTGGCGGTGGCGCTCGTCGGCCTTGGCCTTGCCGCCGTAGAGCTGCCTGGCCAGCGTGCCCTCGCCGAGCTTGGCGGTGTAGCTGCCGAGCCGCATCGTGCCGCCCATGTCGCGCTCGCCGGCGACGACGTCCTCCTGGTCGGCCATGGTGGAGATGACGGCGTGCTTGGTGTCGGGGTCGAACTCGGCGGAGTTGGCCTCGGCGATCCCGGCCAGGTGGCGGGCGGCCTCGATGACCATGCCCTGCATGCCGAGGCAGATGCCGAGCAGCGGGATCTTGTTCTCGCGGGCGTGGCGAATGGCGCCGATCTTGCCCTCGATGCCGCGCACGCCGAACCCGCCGGGGATCAGCACACCGTCGACGCCGTCGAGCTCGCGCTCGGCGCCCTCGGGGGTCTCGCAGTCGTCGCTCTTGACCCAGCGGATGTTGACCCGCGCGTCGTTGGCGAACCCGCCCGCGCGCAGCGCCTCGGTGACCGACAGGTAGGCGTCGGGCAGGTCGATGTACTTGCCGACCAGGGCGATGGTGACCTCCTTGGCGGGGCGGTGCACACGCTGCAGGAGCTGGTCCCACTCCTTCCAGTCGACATCGCGGAACGGCAGGCCGAGCCGGCGCACCACGTACGCGTCGAGCCCCTCGGCGTGGAGCACCTTGGGGATGTCGTAGATGGAGGCGGCGTCGACGGCGGAGACGACGGCGTCCTCGTCCACGTCGCACATCAGGCTGATCTTGCGCTTGATCGCGGCCTGCACCGGCCGGTCGGAGCGCAGCACGATCGCGTCGGGCTGGATGCCGATGCTGCGCAGCGCGGCGACGCTGTGCTGGGTGGGCTTGGTCTTGAGCTCGCCGGACGGGCCGATGTACGGCAGCAGCGACACGTGCAGGAAGAAGACGTTGTCGCGGCCGACCTCGTGCCTGATCTGGCGGACGGCCTCCAGGAACGGCAGCGACTCGATGTCGCCGACCGTGCCGCCCACCTCGGTGATGACC is drawn from Nonomuraea muscovyensis and contains these coding sequences:
- a CDS encoding segregation and condensation protein A; the protein is MTAEAQQQTTGFQVHLDVFEGPFDLLLGLIAKHKLDITEVSLSKVTDEFISYIRSRGPEWDLDQTSHFLLVAATLLDLKAARLLPSGEVEDEEDLALLEARDLLFARLLQYKAYKEVAKVFAGRMADEALRFPRAVPMEPQFADLLPELILGIGPEQLARIAARAFTPKAPPTVSVGHIYQPLASVREQAAILVQRLRRMRRATFRALVADCEGTFEVIARFLAALELFRESAVTFEQVEPLGDLYVTWTGSDDGDVAVGDDYEESAEKTTDD
- a CDS encoding site-specific tyrosine recombinase XerD — encoded protein: MEPVLSSYLAHLAVERGLAANTLASYRRDLRRYLDHLRSRGRATLGEVGEADVRDFLAALREGDGEHPALVASSAARAVSAVRGLHRFALREGVTAHDPAHEVRPPRQLRRLPKAIAVDEVERLIAASGPEGAPLTLRNRALLEVLYGTGARISEAVGLAVDDLEDDQVRLRGKGGRTRVVPLGRYARAALDAYLVRARPGLLAHGRGTPAVFLNARGGRLTRQGAWEVLQAAAERAGLDGISPHVLRHSFATHLLDGGADVRVVQELLGHASVTTTQVYTLVTVDRLREVYAAAHPRARQ
- a CDS encoding NUDIX domain-containing protein, whose protein sequence is MRIEDVPESWEVVASQQRFKGHVIEVVTDTVRMPGDEVADRDYAVHPGSVAVVALDDRDRVLLIRQYRHPARRLLWELPAGLRDVEGESLVEGAARELAEEAGHRAATWHTLIDLITSPGMTNERIRVFLARDLEPIPEAERDFVHRHEEIGMPVEWVPLADAVRRALAGMIHNSPAVAGILAAYAASAEGYATLRPADAPEA
- a CDS encoding CTP synthase: MRSASQTKHLFVTGGVASSLGKGLTASSLGRLLKGRGLRVTMQKLDPYLNVDPGTMNPFQHGEVFVTDDGSETDLDVGHYERFLDTDLHGSANVTTGQVYSNVIAKERRGEYLGDTVQVIPHITNEIKDRIRGMAGPDVDVVITEVGGTVGDIESLPFLEAVRQIRHEVGRDNVFFLHVSLLPYIGPSGELKTKPTQHSVAALRSIGIQPDAIVLRSDRPVQAAIKRKISLMCDVDEDAVVSAVDAASIYDIPKVLHAEGLDAYVVRRLGLPFRDVDWKEWDQLLQRVHRPAKEVTIALVGKYIDLPDAYLSVTEALRAGGFANDARVNIRWVKSDDCETPEGAERELDGVDGVLIPGGFGVRGIEGKIGAIRHARENKIPLLGICLGMQGMVIEAARHLAGIAEANSAEFDPDTKHAVISTMADQEDVVAGERDMGGTMRLGSYTAKLGEGTLARQLYGGKAKADERHRHRYEVNNAYRERLEKVGLVFSGLSPDGRLVEYTELPADVHPFFIGTQAHPEFRSRPTRANPMFRGLVGAALAYADGRVAAKQSAVAKQSTAAQQSAVAKAAK
- a CDS encoding ParA family protein, yielding MTVTTNGSTPGTPDNPWGDTKTDAPSTGVNLGPTRRPRPVFPDPVPPREHGPARVVAMVNQKGGVGKTTTTINLGAALVECGLKVLLVDFDPQGALSVGLGINPLQLDLTVYNLLMDRGVTAEDVLLETGVEGLDLLPSNIDLSAAEVQLVTEVAREQVLGRVLKPLLPHYDVCLIDCQPSLGLLTINALTCAHGVMVPLECEFFALRGVALLMDTISKVQERLNDQLEIEGLLATMYDARTLHGREVLARVVEAFGDKVFHTVINRTVRFPDATVAGEPITTFDPSSLGANAYRELAREVLSRWPAPATMAR